The Deltaproteobacteria bacterium genome contains a region encoding:
- a CDS encoding OsmC family peroxiredoxin, which translates to MSEHHSRVSWSRGGVPFDYETYDRTHRWRFGGGAELEASAAPEYRGRAELPNPEEALVAALSSCHMLTFLAVAARRRFTVESYQDDAVGWMEKNPDGKLAVTRVELRPRIAFSGEKRPTPEEIEKLHEVSHRECFIANSVKTRVTVVATS; encoded by the coding sequence ATGTCGGAACACCACTCCAGGGTGAGCTGGTCGCGCGGCGGGGTGCCCTTCGACTACGAAACCTACGACCGGACGCATCGCTGGCGCTTCGGGGGCGGCGCCGAGCTCGAGGCGTCGGCCGCGCCCGAGTACCGCGGGCGCGCGGAGCTCCCGAATCCGGAGGAGGCGCTGGTGGCGGCGCTCTCGAGCTGTCACATGCTGACGTTCCTCGCCGTCGCCGCGCGGCGGCGCTTCACGGTCGAGAGCTACCAGGACGACGCCGTGGGCTGGATGGAGAAGAACCCGGACGGCAAGCTCGCCGTGACGCGCGTGGAGCTGCGCCCTCGAATCGCGTTCTCGGGCGAAAAGCGGCCCACGCCCGAGGAGATCGAGAAGCTGCACGAGGTCTCGCACCGCGAGTGCTTCATCGCGAACTCGGTGAAGACGCGGGTCACCGTCGTCGCCACGAGCTGA